One segment of Arthrobacter sp. MMS18-M83 DNA contains the following:
- a CDS encoding CaiB/BaiF CoA transferase family protein yields the protein MPSDNPGENMQPPLADVQWLSGIKVVEVTTAVSAPLIGRVLAELGAEVVKVESRAKPDVNRARLPRPTDPEGFPAHEAFQLLHESSSSKKSVTLNLKTEEGQGLFLDLLGDADVFIENFVPGWLDRLGLTVESLRERFPRLVILSASGYGQTGPLRTQRSYAPVMSALAGVEGLIGYDDGQVMGCSALALADLNCSFTGVFLVAAALRGREEAGEGAHLDLSQIEAASTLVGEAFVEAQCGQDLPGPRGNADPDGTPWALIPTDRPDRWVAAVGQDPADAMPRELPADRRPSREEVLQRLRSRGIEAASVLTPAEVAKDPGSAARGFTQTLEHPHPMVGEIKVTSVPWYLDGGLPRVRTLAPLLGGDNAAVLSRFKDADTLASFEEKGALR from the coding sequence GTGCCTAGCGACAACCCCGGCGAAAACATGCAGCCACCCCTCGCGGACGTGCAGTGGCTCAGCGGGATCAAGGTTGTCGAGGTAACTACGGCTGTTTCCGCCCCGCTCATCGGCAGGGTCCTGGCAGAGCTCGGGGCCGAAGTGGTCAAGGTGGAGTCTCGCGCCAAGCCTGACGTCAACCGGGCGCGCCTGCCGCGGCCCACCGACCCCGAGGGCTTTCCGGCCCACGAGGCCTTCCAGCTGCTGCATGAGTCCAGCTCCAGCAAGAAGAGCGTGACCCTCAACCTCAAAACCGAAGAAGGCCAAGGGCTTTTCCTGGACCTGCTGGGTGACGCCGACGTCTTCATCGAAAACTTCGTTCCCGGCTGGCTCGACAGGCTGGGACTGACCGTGGAATCCCTCCGGGAGCGTTTCCCGCGGCTGGTGATCCTGTCCGCCAGCGGCTACGGGCAGACCGGACCGTTGCGGACACAGCGTTCGTACGCGCCTGTCATGTCCGCACTTGCCGGAGTCGAGGGACTGATCGGCTACGACGACGGACAGGTCATGGGGTGTTCCGCGCTGGCGCTCGCAGACCTGAACTGCAGCTTCACCGGCGTATTCCTGGTGGCGGCGGCCCTGCGCGGACGCGAGGAAGCAGGGGAAGGAGCGCACCTGGACCTCTCCCAGATCGAAGCTGCGTCCACACTGGTGGGAGAAGCGTTCGTCGAGGCACAGTGCGGCCAGGACTTGCCAGGACCTCGCGGGAACGCGGACCCGGACGGGACGCCTTGGGCGCTCATTCCGACAGATCGCCCCGATCGGTGGGTGGCCGCCGTCGGGCAGGATCCTGCCGACGCGATGCCGCGGGAGCTGCCGGCGGACCGGCGTCCGTCCCGTGAGGAGGTCCTCCAGCGGCTACGATCGCGCGGAATCGAGGCGGCCTCCGTGCTTACCCCGGCGGAGGTTGCCAAGGACCCCGGCTCCGCCGCCCGAGGCTTCACCCAAACGTTGGAACACCCGCACCCCATGGTGGGGGAGATCAAGGTAACCAGCGTGCCGTGGTACCTCGACGGCGGATTGCCCCGGGTCCGGACCTTGGCGCCCCTGCTCGGCGGCGACAACGCCGCTGTGCTTTCCCGCTTCAAAGACGCCGACACACTGGCCAGCTTTGAAGAGAAGGGTGCTCTGCGATGA
- a CDS encoding acyl-CoA dehydrogenase family protein, with the protein MVPVFSEEQTELRQTVRRFCEEKFPEAVVRRVMETDEGFDAAAWQQMAQQLGLQSLAIPEEFGGAGFSLAEQGIVMEELGRSLGPTPFLSTVVLAANLLIAVDDAPAKEEILAAIAAGESRAAVAFLELSQNWDEDGIQASAERGADGWALSGTKTNVIDGHTADLLLVLARTSKGISVFRVDPRAAGVRATAVETLDLTRKQAIVVLDNAPAELIGSEGAGWEALEQMLLAASVALASENVGGALKLLELSAEYARTREQFGKVIGSYQAIKQKLADVLLDVELARAAAHRVARAASEHDPALPQEAAMAHALTADTFVKAAYEAIQVHGGIGFTWEHPAHLYFRRAKSNELLFGTPDHQREVAARHLGL; encoded by the coding sequence ATGGTTCCCGTATTCAGCGAAGAACAAACGGAGCTGCGTCAGACTGTCAGGAGATTCTGCGAGGAGAAGTTTCCTGAAGCCGTAGTGCGGCGGGTCATGGAGACCGATGAGGGCTTCGACGCCGCTGCCTGGCAGCAGATGGCTCAACAGTTGGGGCTGCAGTCCCTGGCCATCCCGGAAGAGTTCGGCGGCGCCGGCTTCTCGTTGGCCGAGCAGGGAATCGTCATGGAAGAGCTGGGCAGGTCCCTGGGCCCCACTCCGTTCCTCTCCACGGTGGTGCTCGCGGCAAACCTACTGATAGCCGTCGATGACGCCCCCGCCAAGGAGGAGATCCTAGCGGCAATCGCGGCCGGAGAAAGCCGAGCGGCCGTCGCCTTTTTGGAGCTTTCCCAGAACTGGGATGAGGACGGAATTCAAGCGAGCGCCGAGCGGGGCGCGGATGGTTGGGCGCTCAGCGGTACCAAGACCAACGTGATCGATGGGCACACCGCAGACCTCCTCCTGGTACTGGCGCGCACGTCAAAGGGCATCTCGGTTTTCCGCGTCGATCCTCGCGCCGCCGGAGTCCGCGCCACCGCTGTCGAAACACTCGACCTGACCCGCAAGCAGGCGATCGTCGTCCTGGACAACGCCCCAGCGGAATTGATCGGGAGCGAAGGAGCCGGCTGGGAAGCCCTTGAGCAGATGCTCCTCGCGGCGTCGGTTGCGCTGGCCTCCGAGAATGTCGGCGGAGCCCTTAAGCTCTTGGAACTTTCCGCCGAATACGCCCGCACCCGCGAGCAATTCGGCAAGGTCATCGGCAGCTACCAGGCGATCAAGCAGAAGCTGGCCGACGTACTGCTCGATGTCGAGCTGGCCCGGGCGGCCGCCCACCGCGTTGCGCGGGCGGCTTCCGAGCACGACCCCGCTCTTCCGCAGGAAGCCGCGATGGCCCATGCACTAACGGCGGACACCTTCGTCAAGGCCGCCTACGAAGCCATCCAGGTGCACGGCGGTATCGGATTCACGTGGGAGCACCCCGCGCACCTCTATTTCCGCCGCGCCAAGAGCAACGAACTGCTCTTCGGGACCCCGGATCATCAGCGGGAAGTCGCGGCGCGGCACTTAGGGTTATAG
- a CDS encoding MmgE/PrpD family protein, with product MTEMTNGVGGGAELTRHMARFVTSTRYADLPAAVVEESRRLLLDTVGCALGAINTQSGQIARQYVEDLGGNPKATGLGLGAKTSATSAAYLNARLANVLDADDTFPTSAHFGNATVFAALAMAEHFGRSDRDLMTSIAVGFDVGARVGSWMGAPFQVRDGEVVGWNELGGPSSSVVWAAVGAAANIAKLDPMQANHAFGMAAANSPQPTIRKWAEAKIQPMYKYADAGWCADAGVSAALLARLGSTGFLDILDGDNAFWRTYGSPGHDDGVLLAGLGEEWQILNTTYKEWPCCRWIHHPLTAFARLIGEHGLQAEEIERVVVHANPLALTGIFREQQPADPLTAEFSHPHAMAALAHGIPAGPRWYEDEAMTAPHMVDFRGRVRVLPEPSSSNIAEWMGGGQWRGIPGGVEVHARGTVFEATADYALGDPWSEDTRLSNGGLVEKFVRMCRADSDSHLREQAESCAAAILNADSDTGLSPWVRNIGALALELRQSADALPL from the coding sequence ATGACTGAGATGACAAACGGCGTAGGCGGGGGAGCGGAGCTGACCCGCCACATGGCCCGGTTTGTAACCAGCACGCGCTACGCCGACCTGCCCGCAGCGGTGGTGGAGGAGTCCAGACGCCTTTTGCTGGACACCGTGGGCTGCGCTCTGGGCGCAATCAACACGCAGAGCGGCCAAATCGCCCGCCAATACGTCGAAGATCTTGGCGGTAACCCGAAAGCAACGGGGCTCGGACTTGGCGCCAAGACGTCGGCGACCAGCGCGGCTTACCTTAATGCCCGGCTCGCCAATGTGCTGGACGCTGATGATACTTTTCCCACCTCGGCCCATTTCGGCAACGCAACAGTCTTTGCGGCCCTCGCTATGGCCGAACACTTCGGGCGAAGCGACCGCGATCTGATGACTTCGATAGCAGTGGGGTTCGACGTCGGCGCCAGGGTCGGGAGCTGGATGGGGGCTCCGTTTCAAGTCCGCGATGGCGAGGTTGTCGGATGGAACGAACTCGGCGGGCCTTCCTCGTCCGTTGTATGGGCGGCCGTCGGGGCAGCGGCCAATATTGCGAAACTGGATCCGATGCAGGCCAACCACGCGTTCGGGATGGCCGCGGCGAATTCCCCCCAGCCCACCATCCGCAAATGGGCGGAAGCGAAGATCCAGCCGATGTACAAGTACGCTGACGCGGGTTGGTGCGCCGACGCCGGGGTTTCAGCGGCCTTGCTTGCTCGGCTGGGTAGTACCGGTTTCCTTGACATTCTCGATGGCGACAATGCGTTCTGGCGTACCTATGGTTCCCCCGGCCATGACGACGGCGTCCTCCTTGCCGGCCTTGGCGAGGAATGGCAGATCCTAAACACCACATACAAGGAGTGGCCCTGCTGCCGCTGGATCCACCACCCGCTGACGGCCTTCGCCCGACTTATCGGTGAGCATGGGCTGCAGGCGGAGGAAATTGAGCGCGTTGTTGTGCATGCCAATCCCCTTGCACTAACCGGAATTTTCAGGGAACAACAGCCGGCCGATCCCTTGACCGCTGAATTCAGCCACCCCCATGCCATGGCGGCGCTTGCCCATGGGATACCCGCCGGCCCTCGCTGGTATGAAGATGAGGCCATGACGGCCCCTCACATGGTGGATTTTCGCGGTCGCGTCAGGGTTCTGCCCGAGCCGAGTTCGTCAAACATTGCCGAGTGGATGGGCGGCGGGCAGTGGCGAGGCATCCCTGGCGGGGTGGAGGTCCACGCCAGGGGCACAGTATTCGAGGCGACGGCCGACTATGCGCTTGGTGATCCGTGGTCCGAAGACACCCGGTTGTCCAACGGTGGCCTGGTCGAAAAGTTCGTCCGCATGTGCAGGGCGGACAGTGACTCCCACCTGCGTGAGCAGGCCGAATCATGTGCCGCGGCGATCCTTAACGCTGACAGTGACACCGGGCTCTCCCCCTGGGTGCGGAATATCGGGGCGCTCGCGCTCGAGCTACGGCAATCGGCTGACGCGCTGCCGCTTTAG
- a CDS encoding PaaI family thioesterase — translation MTETLRAEAPALPDIPALPETPEESALAEFAAETCRRLSAGILGNTGEGLKALISAEVDRLQSVLRDPSLLEGMQAQTPPRFDRKGRLQVTTNPVVSHRNPLAPPLVHHHDGDESEFRVTLPLQYQGPRNNLHGGYCAVLLDDVLWHAVRYAAPGISFTRELTITYERPVPLFEELRIVGRVSRIEGRKTFADGEIIAGDVVCARATGLWISPKPTV, via the coding sequence ATGACCGAGACACTACGTGCGGAGGCACCGGCTCTGCCGGACATCCCGGCACTTCCCGAAACCCCCGAAGAGAGCGCGCTCGCCGAGTTCGCCGCGGAAACCTGCCGCCGCCTTTCAGCTGGCATCCTCGGAAACACCGGGGAGGGACTCAAGGCCCTCATTTCAGCGGAGGTAGACAGGTTGCAATCTGTCCTGCGGGATCCGTCCCTGCTGGAGGGCATGCAGGCGCAGACGCCGCCACGATTCGACCGCAAGGGCCGCCTGCAGGTCACGACGAACCCGGTGGTGAGCCACCGGAACCCCTTGGCACCGCCACTGGTGCACCATCACGACGGCGACGAGAGCGAATTCCGGGTCACCCTGCCGCTCCAGTACCAAGGGCCACGGAACAACCTGCATGGCGGCTATTGCGCGGTGCTCCTTGACGATGTCCTCTGGCATGCTGTGCGCTATGCAGCTCCGGGCATTAGCTTCACGCGCGAACTGACCATTACCTACGAGCGTCCGGTGCCCCTGTTCGAGGAACTGCGCATCGTCGGCCGTGTTAGCCGTATTGAGGGGCGCAAGACCTTCGCGGACGGGGAAATCATTGCCGGCGACGTCGTCTGCGCACGCGCCACGGGTCTCTGGATCTCGCCCAAACCGACTGTGTAG
- a CDS encoding MarR family winged helix-turn-helix transcriptional regulator encodes MGEETRHQATEDLAGLLRVPVTILGDTLRRASSGRALPPSQGQALSQLSAEESLTVSQLAQAQEVAVSSMTETVQRLEAKGLITKTGAEQDRRQVRVAITAEGRYRLKETVHARDELLRGRLERLASEDLERLAAAAPVLWRLARLDSGIWPRIPSRPRRPRSRESQSHENPPRGTY; translated from the coding sequence ATGGGTGAGGAAACCAGACATCAGGCGACGGAGGACCTCGCCGGCTTGCTGCGGGTTCCAGTCACCATCCTGGGCGATACGCTCCGGCGGGCCAGCAGTGGCAGGGCGTTACCTCCGTCGCAAGGCCAGGCCCTCAGCCAGCTTTCGGCGGAGGAATCGCTGACAGTTTCGCAGCTGGCGCAAGCCCAGGAAGTCGCAGTGTCATCGATGACCGAGACCGTCCAACGGCTCGAAGCCAAGGGACTCATCACCAAAACCGGCGCCGAGCAGGACAGGCGCCAGGTGCGCGTCGCCATCACCGCGGAAGGCCGCTACCGGCTGAAGGAAACGGTCCACGCCCGCGACGAACTGTTGCGCGGACGGCTGGAAAGACTGGCCAGTGAGGACCTCGAGCGTCTCGCCGCCGCGGCGCCGGTCCTGTGGCGCCTGGCCCGGCTTGATTCCGGAATCTGGCCCCGCATCCCGTCACGACCCCGCCGTCCGCGTTCCCGTGAAAGCCAGTCACACGAAAACCCGCCACGCGGTACCTACTAG
- a CDS encoding MBL fold metallo-hydrolase produces the protein MGVSNIMVTGHAQKAAWQDKVLPGVEQVRKGVWSIPVPFPGHPIRYTLSYLLAGRDGYVLIDTGWNGEVGWRHLVEGIAAAGAALADLAGIVVTHHHADHLGLASRLREASGTWVGMGELENVRALDSDEIAAQAQADRHRLVSWGVPPDKADQIAVDALQIPSNTRGLQPDLRLADGELIPVDGLRLRVVSTPGHTPGHVCLVDEEHDLVFSGDHVLPRISPNVSLQLHGPANPLADYHSSLARLAHDDQMEVCPAHEYRFVGMRRRVDELMELSRRRSEEVLEVLGSGNVRTVWELSRQLHWSRGWESLQGPSLRLALGETASHVVYLQSAGHDIDVPVRPALQALASES, from the coding sequence GTGGGAGTATCAAACATCATGGTGACAGGCCACGCACAAAAGGCCGCCTGGCAGGACAAAGTGCTGCCAGGCGTGGAGCAAGTACGCAAAGGGGTCTGGTCAATTCCGGTGCCGTTCCCCGGCCATCCGATTCGCTACACGCTCAGCTACCTGCTGGCGGGCCGGGACGGCTACGTGCTTATAGACACCGGCTGGAACGGCGAAGTGGGCTGGCGGCATCTTGTGGAGGGAATCGCCGCGGCGGGGGCTGCATTGGCGGACCTTGCGGGCATAGTCGTAACGCACCACCACGCCGACCACCTCGGCCTTGCGTCCCGCCTGCGGGAAGCCTCGGGCACATGGGTGGGTATGGGAGAACTGGAGAATGTCCGGGCCCTGGACTCCGATGAGATCGCGGCGCAGGCCCAAGCCGACCGCCACCGCTTGGTATCCTGGGGCGTGCCTCCGGACAAAGCGGATCAAATCGCCGTGGATGCCCTGCAGATCCCGTCCAATACCCGCGGACTGCAGCCTGACCTCCGGCTCGCGGACGGGGAGCTGATTCCAGTGGACGGGCTTCGACTGCGCGTGGTGTCCACGCCTGGCCACACGCCCGGGCACGTCTGCCTGGTGGACGAGGAGCATGACCTTGTCTTCAGCGGCGACCACGTCCTGCCTCGCATTTCGCCGAATGTCTCCCTCCAGCTGCATGGGCCGGCCAACCCCCTCGCGGACTATCATTCTTCGCTGGCCAGGCTGGCACACGACGACCAGATGGAAGTCTGCCCCGCCCACGAGTACCGGTTTGTCGGCATGCGCAGGCGCGTGGACGAGCTGATGGAACTAAGCCGCCGCAGGTCGGAGGAGGTCCTTGAAGTTCTCGGTTCCGGCAACGTCCGCACCGTCTGGGAGCTCTCACGCCAGCTGCATTGGTCCAGGGGCTGGGAGTCGCTCCAGGGCCCTTCCTTACGGCTGGCTTTGGGCGAGACCGCCAGTCACGTGGTCTATCTACAATCCGCGGGCCACGACATTGACGTCCCGGTCAGGCCCGCGCTTCAGGCACTCGCCTCCGAGTCCTAG
- a CDS encoding NAD(P)/FAD-dependent oxidoreductase, with protein MSEESIVIIGAGHAGVQAAVRLTELGWPGRIVLVEEQDGPTYERPPLSKEYLKAGASDEIPALRKEHYFDEKRIERIKGSGVVGLDREARNVTLSDGGQVQYSKLIIATGSQARPLTVPGSDLPGIHLLKTRADAEALRTAMQPGSEVVIIGAGYIGLEVAAAAAALGCATTVLEFQDRVMSRVTSDVVSRHFEELHQEHDTRFVFGTAVTEVRGDGRVQEVVTADGATYAADVVVAGIGVVPRQELAEAAGITVKDGIVVDLDSRTSDPSVYAVGDVTRLIDEENGINRRLESIQSALAQAINAANHIMGQAPARHEVPWFWTVQHGVRLQTAGLRSPDDDVVVRGTPESGHFSVLYLRGGRLAAIDTIAALGDFTAGKKLVASGAHIDTDLAADPANKLTTAVRELVDETR; from the coding sequence ATGTCTGAAGAATCAATCGTCATCATCGGGGCCGGACACGCCGGCGTACAGGCCGCAGTCCGGCTAACCGAACTCGGCTGGCCGGGACGCATCGTCCTCGTTGAGGAGCAGGATGGCCCCACGTACGAGCGGCCCCCGCTGTCGAAGGAGTACCTCAAGGCTGGAGCCTCGGATGAGATCCCGGCCCTGCGCAAGGAGCACTACTTCGATGAAAAGCGGATCGAGCGCATCAAGGGATCCGGGGTGGTAGGCCTGGACCGTGAGGCCCGTAACGTCACACTCTCCGATGGAGGGCAAGTCCAGTACTCAAAGCTGATCATCGCAACCGGCTCACAGGCCCGGCCGCTGACGGTTCCGGGCTCGGACCTCCCCGGCATCCACCTGCTGAAGACCCGGGCCGACGCCGAGGCACTACGGACGGCTATGCAGCCCGGAAGCGAGGTTGTCATCATCGGCGCCGGATACATCGGCTTGGAAGTGGCTGCCGCCGCGGCAGCCCTGGGCTGCGCGACGACGGTCTTGGAGTTCCAGGACCGCGTCATGAGCCGGGTGACGTCCGACGTCGTCTCCCGCCATTTCGAGGAACTGCACCAGGAGCACGATACCCGGTTTGTCTTCGGCACCGCCGTGACCGAAGTTCGGGGCGATGGCCGGGTGCAGGAAGTCGTCACGGCCGACGGCGCCACCTATGCCGCCGACGTCGTGGTCGCCGGCATCGGCGTCGTGCCCCGGCAGGAACTTGCCGAGGCCGCGGGAATCACCGTCAAAGACGGCATCGTCGTGGATCTCGACAGCCGTACCTCCGACCCCTCCGTCTACGCCGTCGGTGATGTAACCCGCCTCATCGACGAGGAAAACGGCATCAACCGGCGGCTGGAGAGCATTCAGAGCGCCCTCGCCCAAGCCATCAACGCCGCCAACCACATCATGGGCCAGGCCCCGGCGCGACATGAGGTGCCCTGGTTCTGGACGGTCCAGCACGGCGTCCGGCTCCAGACCGCAGGCTTGCGTTCCCCGGACGACGACGTGGTCGTCCGGGGAACGCCGGAATCCGGCCACTTCTCCGTTCTCTACCTCCGCGGCGGGAGGTTGGCCGCGATCGACACCATCGCCGCGTTAGGTGACTTTACTGCAGGCAAGAAACTGGTGGCTTCGGGGGCGCACATTGACACCGACCTCGCAGCCGACCCCGCCAACAAACTCACTACAGCTGTACGCGAGCTCGTCGACGAGACCCGCTGA
- a CDS encoding SDR family NAD(P)-dependent oxidoreductase yields the protein MGILDGKVALITGASRGIGAAIAEEFAREGASVVLTARSSTEQPGKLPGTLEETASAVEAAGGKALSITADLTNGEDRERIVREALQHFGKIDILVNNAAVTFFQPGAELKLSRSQLMFDIQVQAPMHLSQLVFPGMRERGQGWILNITSGESRHPEIPPSRFNAKGTTTVYGMVKAGLERLTTGFAAEGFNDGITVNALRPTKLVATPGPVFHGVLKADDPNAESPDVMARAAVVLCSAAPDRVSGRILESEEVLADWTPRTQHQAGSRA from the coding sequence ATGGGTATTTTAGACGGAAAAGTCGCATTGATCACAGGTGCGAGCCGCGGCATTGGCGCCGCGATCGCGGAAGAATTCGCGCGCGAGGGAGCCTCGGTGGTCCTCACCGCCCGGTCGAGCACAGAACAGCCGGGCAAACTTCCCGGAACACTCGAAGAAACTGCGTCCGCCGTGGAAGCCGCTGGCGGCAAAGCTCTGAGCATCACCGCGGACTTGACCAACGGGGAAGACCGCGAGCGGATCGTCCGCGAAGCCTTGCAGCACTTCGGCAAGATCGACATCCTGGTCAACAACGCCGCTGTTACCTTCTTCCAGCCCGGCGCCGAGCTCAAGCTCAGCCGGTCCCAGCTGATGTTCGATATTCAGGTGCAAGCACCCATGCATTTGAGCCAGTTGGTGTTCCCGGGCATGCGCGAACGCGGCCAGGGGTGGATCCTGAACATCACGTCCGGCGAGTCGCGCCACCCGGAAATCCCGCCGTCACGATTCAATGCCAAGGGAACCACCACGGTCTACGGCATGGTCAAAGCCGGGCTGGAGCGGCTCACCACGGGATTCGCGGCGGAAGGATTCAACGACGGCATCACGGTCAATGCCCTGCGGCCCACAAAGCTCGTAGCAACTCCTGGCCCCGTATTCCACGGGGTCCTCAAGGCGGACGACCCCAACGCCGAGAGCCCCGACGTCATGGCGCGAGCCGCCGTCGTCCTCTGCTCAGCAGCCCCCGACCGTGTGAGCGGGCGGATCCTCGAATCGGAGGAGGTCCTCGCCGACTGGACCCCCCGGACCCAGCACCAGGCTGGTTCCCGTGCCTAG
- a CDS encoding 2Fe-2S iron-sulfur cluster-binding protein gives MSKTLINVIDREGAVREVEWEPEQSLMETLRDNDFPILASCGGTVSCATCHVFLEKPVVESLSPRTEDELELLEDAEAYNPEASRLSCQIKQCSSLAGINVTLAPEED, from the coding sequence ATGAGCAAGACCTTGATCAACGTCATCGACCGCGAGGGCGCAGTCCGCGAGGTGGAGTGGGAACCGGAGCAATCCCTGATGGAGACGCTCCGGGACAACGACTTCCCCATCCTGGCGTCCTGCGGTGGCACCGTCTCGTGTGCCACCTGCCATGTGTTCCTCGAGAAGCCGGTGGTTGAATCACTCTCACCCCGCACCGAGGACGAGCTCGAGCTGCTCGAGGACGCCGAGGCCTACAACCCCGAGGCGTCGCGACTTTCCTGCCAGATCAAACAGTGCAGCAGCTTGGCGGGCATCAACGTGACCCTCGCCCCGGAAGAGGACTGA